The stretch of DNA CATCTGCCGCCAGAGGTAGGTGAAGTCCTCGGCGGCGATCGGGGTGCCGTCGGACCACGAGGCACCCTGGTTGAGCTCGTAGGTGACCGTGAACGGCTCCGTCGCGGTGACGGCGACCCGGCGGATCAGCGCGGTAGGGACCGCGACCTCGGCCGACGGGCCGGGGGTGAACGCGCCCGGCAGCACGAGCCCGGCGACTGCGGCGCCGGCCGGCGACCACTGGGAGGCGACGTAGGGGTTGAAGCCGCGGATGTCGTCGTCCACACCGAGGCTGATCACCCCGCCGACGACCGGCGGCAGCGGTGTGGTGTCGCCGCCGGTGGTCTCGGGGGCCAGCGGGGCCGGCAGGTTCGGCACCGTGCAGCCGGCGGTCGACGCCAGCACCAGGGCCAGGAACGCACTCCGCCGCCGGCCCCACCGGGAGCGGTGGGAGCGGCGGCGGTTCACGGGGTCAGCCTAGTTTCCCGGGATGGGGAACCCCGGTGGACGGCTCAGGAGTTCGCGGCGGCCTTGCTGCGGGACCGGCTGCGGGCCCGGATGTTGCCGGACAGCTCGACCTTGCGGATGCGGGCGGCCACCGGTGTGATCTCCACGCACTCGTCGTCGGCGCAGAACTCCAGCGCCTGCTCCAGCGACAGGTTCTTCGGCGGCACCAGGTGCACGAGCTCCTCGGAGGAGGACTTGCGCATGTTGGTGAGCTGCTTCTCCTTGGTGATGTTGACGTCCATGTCGTCGGCGCGGGCGTTCTCGCCGACGATCATGCCCTCGTACACCTCGGTGGTCGGCGGCACGAACAGCTGCCCGCGCTCCTGCAGCGACATCATGGCGAAGGCGGTGGCCTTGCCCGCGCGGTCGGCGACCAGCGAACCGGTCGGGCGGCCGCGCAGGGTGCCGGCCCAGGGGCCGTACCCGTCGAAGATCGTCGACGCGATGCCGGTGCCTCGGGTGTCGGTGAGGAAGTCGGTGCGGAAGCCGATCAGGCCACGCGACGGCACGTGGAACTCCAGGCGGACCCACCCGGTGCCATGGTTGCTCATCTGCTCCATGCGGCCCTTGCGGACGGCGAGCAGCTGGGTGACCGCACCGAGGTACTCCTCGGGGACGTCGATGGTGAGGCGCTCGAACGGCTCCTGGACCTTGCCGTCGACCTCGCGGGTGACGACCTGCGGCTTGCCGACGGTCAGCTCGAAGCTCTCCCGGCGCATGGTCTCCACGAGGATGGCCAGCGCCAGCTCGCCACGGCCCTGCACCTCCCAGGTGTCGGGACGCTCGGTGTTGAGCACGCGGATCGAGACGTTACCGATCAGCTCGGCGTCGAGACGGTTCTTCACCTGGCGGGCGGTCAGCTTCTTGCCGCCGTCCTTGCCGGCCAGCGGCGAGGTGTTGATGCCGACGGTCATCGAGATGGCCGGCTCGTCGACGGTGATCGGCGGCAGCGCGACCGGGTTCTCCGGGTCGGCCAGGGTCTCACCGATGGTGATCTCGGCCATCCCGGCGACGGCGATCAGGTCGCCGGCGTAGGCGGTCTCGACCGGGACCCGGTCCAGCGCCTCGGTGATCAGCAGCTCGGTGATCCTGGTGCGGGCGACGGTGCCGTCGGCCTTCATCCAGGCGACCGACTGGCCCTTCTTCATCTCGCCCTCGATGATCCGGCACATGCCGATGCGGCCGAGGAACGGCGAGGCGTCGATGTTGGTGACCTGGGCCTGCAGCGGGGCGCCGGGCTCGTAGGTCGGGGCCGGGATCGCCTCGAGGAGGGTGTCGAACAGCGGGTCGAGGTTCTCGTGGTCGGGCATCTCGCCGTTGGCGGGCTTGTTCAGCGAGGCACGGCCCGCGCGGGAGGCGCAGTAGACGATCGGGAACTCGATCTGGTGGTCGTCGGCGTCGAGGTCCATGAACAGCGCGTAGGTCTCGTCGACGACCTCGTCGATGCGGGAGTCGGGGCGGTCGGTCTTGTTGACGACCAGCACCACGGGGAGGTTGGCCTGCAGCGCCTTGCGGAGCACGAAGCGGGTCTGCGGCAGCGGGCCCTCGGAGGCGTCGACGAGCAGCACGACACCGTCGACCATCATCAGGGCGCGCTCCACCTCGCCACCGAAGTCGGCGTGACCGGGGGTGTCGACGATGTTGATGACCATGTCCCCGCGGCGGACCGCGGTGTTCTTGGCCAGGATCGTGATGCCCTTCTCGCGCTCCAGGTCGTTGGAGTCCATCACCCGGTCGGTGTGGGCGGAGCCTTCACGGAACGCCCCGGACTGCCAGAGCATGGCGTCGACGAGGGTGGTCTTGCCGTGGTCGACGTGGGCGACGATGGCGACGTTGCGGAGGTCATGGCGGGTCTGGCGGGTCACGCGGTTGTACTCCAAAGGTTGCGGGAGGTGCGGATCGGTCGGGGCGTGCAGATGGCGCGGATGGCGCGGGGCGGGCCGCCGGTGGAACACCTGACGACTCCTGAACAGCACCTGACCTCTGGTCGAACGCACCCTGAACAGGGCGAATTCCCGTCGGCCAGCCACAACCACCCGGTACGGACCGATCAGCGCAGCCTTCCCAGCCTACCGGTCGGGGCGCGCCGGCGACCCCGTCGTGCCTGTGACGCCAAGCTCCCCGCCCGGGTGGCGCCGGGCGGTCCGGGGCACAGTGACGCCATGACCACCACCGAACCGGCCTTCGACCCGGACAACCCGCCCCTGCAGATCCTCGAGGACGACGAGACCGTCCCGCCGCGTCCCGAGGAGGAACTGGCCGACGTCGAGCGGGCCGAGCCCGACCCGCACTGACGTGCACCGACGTGCACCGACCCGCACCGACCTGCACCGACCTGCACTGAGCCGCACCGACCTGCACCGACCTGCACTGACCTGACCGACCCCGCGACGACGACCGGCGCAGACCCCGCGAGGGTCTGCGCCGGACGGCGGGACGGGACGGTCAGACGGGCTTCAGCGGGTCCATGATCGACGGCAACGTGGTCGGCCGGGGCGCGGCGGCGTACTCGTCCCCCGCGTCGACCTGGGTGGGGTTGAGCACGCGGAACAGGAACGACCGGGTGCGGTCCTCCTGCGGGTTGCCGATGACCTCCTCGGCGGTGCCGTCCTCGACGACGTAGCCGCCGTCCATGAACACCACCCGGTCGGCCACGTCCCGGGCGAAGGCCATCTCGTGGGTCACGACCATCATCGTCATGCCCTCCTTGGCCAGGCCCTTCATCACCGCGAGGACCTCCCCGACCAGCTCCGGGTCCAGTGCCGAGGTCGGCTCGTCGAACAGCATCAGCTCCGGCGACATCGACAGCGACCGCGCGATGGCGATCCGCTGCTGCTGCCCGCCGGACAGCTGCGCCGGGTAGGCCTTCTCCTTGTGCGCCATGCCGACCCGCTCGAGGTTCTCGCGGGCGATCCGCTCCGCCTCACCCCGGTTGCGGCCGAGCACCTGTATCTGGGCGACGGTGAGATTCCTCAGCACGGTGAGGTGCGGGAACAGGTTGAAGCTCTGGAAGACCATCCCGACCCGACGGCGCACCTTGTCGAGGTCGACGTCCGGATCGGTCATCTCGTCCGCCCCGATGAACACCTTCCCCGCCGTCGGGGTCTCCAGCATGTTGACGCAGCGCAGCAACGTGGACTTGCCCGAGCCCGACGGGCCGATGACGCAGACCACCTGACCGGGTTCGATGTCCAGGTCGATGTTCTTGAGCACCTCCACCGGGCCGAAGGACTTGCGCAGGCCGCGGATGGAGATGGCGTGCGTGCTCGCGGGTGCAGTGGACGCGGTCGATGCGGTCACGGTGCTCACCTGGCCTTTGCGAAGCGGACCTCGAGCCGGCGGACCAGCTGCGAGAGCGGGAGGGTGATGATCAGGTACAGCACGCCGCCGACGATCAGCGGCGTCGGGTTGACCGAGCGGTTGAGGAAGTCCTGGGAGAACTTGGTCAGCTCGTACTGGTTGGCCGTCACCCCCAGCACGTAGACCAGCGACGAGTCCTTGATCAGCAGGATGATCTCGTTGGTCAGCGGCGGGATGACGATGCGGAACGCCTGCGGGATGACGATGACCCGGGTGGTCCGGCCGGACGACATCCCCAGTGTCCGGGCCGCCTCGACCTGACCCTTGGGGACCGCCTGGATACCGGCGCGGAACGTCTCGGCCATGTACGCCGCGGCGGTGAGCCCGAGCCCGAGCATGACCAGGATGTAGAACTCACCGCCCTGGATGCCGAAGTCGGGGAACTTGAAGCCCGGGAACGCGTTCGGGATGCCGTAGGCCACCATGAACAGCACGACCAGGGCGGGCAGCCCGCGGAACAGCTCGACGTAGGCCGTGGCGATCCACCGGTAGGGACCGACCTGCGACAGCCGCATCAGGGCGAGGATCAGACCCACGACGAACGCGAACACGAACGCCAGCAGCGTGTAGATGATCGTGTTGACCATGCCGATGGTGACCACCCGCGGCCACATCCGGGCGATGATGTCCGACCGGGCGAAGGCCTGACCGAACTGGTGCCAGTCGGCGACCAGGGCGATGGCCACGATGATCGCCAGCAGCACGCCGTACTGCACTCCGCGGACCGCGCGTGCGCGCTGTCGCCGGGTCATGGAAGCCATTGCTTCCACCCTTCTGTCGAGGATCGGAGATTGTCACACGCGAGGGCCACAGGGTCCGTCAGCTGCGTCGAGGGCGGCCCGGACGATGATCCGGGCCGCCCTCGACGGGAGTGATGTCAGGAAGCGGGGACGTCGCCGATCCACTGCGCGTACAGCTCGTCGTAGGTGCCGTCGGCACGGGCGGCGGCGATGGTGCTGTCGACCACGGCCTTGAGCGCGTCGTTGCCGAGCTTCATGCCGAAGCCGTACTGCTCGCCGGTGTCGAACTGCGCGGCGATCTTCGCCGAGCCGCCCGACCCCTTGATGAACTCGCTCCACACCGGGAGGTCGTTGATCGCGGCGTCGATCTGGTTGGTGGTCAGCGCCTGCTGCTCGGCGGCGAGGTCGGTGTACTCGACGATCTCGTAGCCGTACTGGTCCTTGTTGGCGTTGGCGTAGTCCAGACCGGTGGTGGCCGCCTGGGCGCCGAGACGCTTGCCGCGCAGGTCCTCCAGCGAGGAGATCTGGTCGGCGCTGCGGACCAGCAGGGCCTGGGTGGCGTCGAAGTAGGGCTCGGAGAACAGGATGACCTTCGAGCGCTCCTCGGTGATGGTCATGCCGGCGGCGGCGATGTCGCACTTGCCGGTGGCCATGTCCTGGCCGCTCTTGATGCCCTCGAACGGGGTGTCGACGATGGCCTGGGTGACCCCGAGCTGCTCGGCGACGAGGTCCATCATGTCGATGTCGAAGCCGACGGCCTTGCCGCTGTCGTCGTTGGACTGGAACGGCGCGTAGGGCAGGTGGGTGCAGACGGTCAGCGAGCCGGGGGCGATCAGCGACGCGGTGGCGGCCGCGATGTCCTCGGGCGAGGCGGCGCCGGCGGTGGTCGAGCCGGTCGCACCGCCGGAGGTGGCCGAGCCCGACGACGTGGTCTCCGCGCTCTCGGCCGGCGACTCCGCCGACTGGGACGAACTGGTGGTGGCGCCCGCCGGGGACGAGGACGTGGGGGTGCCCGAGTTGGACGAGTCGGGGGCACAGGCGGTCAGGACCATGGTGCCGACGGCCGCGGCGGCGATCGCCACGGTGCGCAGAGAACGGGAACGACGGAAATTCACGAGCTATCCACCTTTGTGTCACCGGGCCGGCCACTCCGGCCCGTGCAGCAGAACTACGGCGGATCTTGGCACCACTGGGTTACAGCTGCATAACACGTCGGGATGCACGACACGCCCGGGTGGTGCCGCCACCCGACCCGGCTGCCCCTCCGACGGCCCCTCGTCGACCCCGGCATGACCCGGACGGCCCAGCCTCCGCGCCCGCCGGTAACGCTGTGAGCTGGGCCTCAGTCCAGGAGCGGACGCAGCGCGGGGAGCAACCGGCGGTCGGCGTCGAGCCAGTCCGGGTCGTCCAGCGACGCCGCCGGAATCCACCGGACGTCGTCGTGGGATCCGGCGGCCACCGGCTCGCCGCCGCCCCGGACCGCGTACAGCCGCAGCACCAGTTCGACGTCCAGGGCGATGTCCGGGCCCACCCGCTCCCCCACCTCCAGCCCGGCCGCGAAGGCGTCACCGAGCTCCTCGGCGAGCTCCCGGCGCACCGCCTCGACCTCGGTCTCACCCGGGGCGACCTTGCCGCCCGGGAACTCCCACCGTCCGGCGACGTCGGCCGGATAGCTGCGGCGGGCGGCGAGCACGGCGCCGTCGCGGAGGACCGCGGCGGCGACCACGGTGCGGGTCTGGTGGGCGGCCAGCACGGTCATCCCGGTCAGCACCCGCAAGGCCCAGACGATGCGGGCGCGGTGTCGCGACTGCAGGAGCCGCCGGACCTGTTCGGCCGGCCGCGAGCCGGCCGCCGGGTTGGCGAACCCGGCGGTCACCAGGACGCCGGCGCCGGTGTCGTCGACCGCCAGGGTGAGCCGGCCGCCCGTGCCCGGGCCGCGGACGACGGTGAAGGCAGGAAGTCCGTTCGGGTCGAGGTCGACCTGCACCCGGTGCCGGGCGACCGGCCGGCGGCGGCGGCCGATGCGGTCGAGCCGGACGTGAGCGCCGGGGCTCCAGGTGTCCGAGGCCGGTGTCGCCGTGAGCCGGTACCCGACCGCGGCGGCGCTGCGCCGCCAGAGGGCCACCGACGACAGGCGCGAGCGCACCTCGGACGCGGGCCGGTCCACCACGGTCGCCGCCCGCAGCGGGATCGCCTGCCAGGTCATCCCGAGCACGATGCCAGAGCCGGCCCGGCGGCGCGGCGGCGGGCCCGGCCGCTCACTGAGCGCCGCTCAATACACTCGCACCCGCCGGGTCGAACCGCAGCCGTACCGCGCCCTCGGGCACCGCCCCCGGGCCGGCGACGGCGGCCACCCGGCCCCAGCCGTCGAGGTCGACCTCCAGCCGGGTGCTCTCCGGCCCCGGCACGGCACCCACGACGGTGCCGCGCAGCGGACCGGCCGGATCGGCCCGCAACGCGCCCGGCCGCAGCGCGACGGGCATCCCGGGCGGCGACCCGAGCAGTGCGGCGGCCGCGGCGGCGGGGCCCCCGTCGAGCACCGAGGAGTAGCCGACGAAGCGGGCCAGCCACGCGTCGGCCGGTCGGTCCCACACCTCCCGCGGGGTCCCCTGCTGGCGGATCCGGCCGTCGCGCATCACCGCGACCCGGTCGGCGATCGCGAAGGCCTCGTCCTGGTCGTGCGTGACGAACACGGTGGGGGTGCCGGTCTCGCGCAGGATGCGGCGCAGGTCGACGAGCAGCTGCTCCCGCAGCGCCGCGTCCAGCGCGGCCAGCGGCTCGTCCAGCAACAGCAGCCGCGGTCGTGGCGCGAGGGCCCTGGCCAGCGCGACCCGCTGCGCCTGCCCCCCGGACAGCGTGCCCACCGGCCGGTCGCCGTAGCCGGGCAGCCCGACCAGGTCGAGCAGCTCGCCGACGCGGGCCCGGATCGCGGCGCGGCCGGCCCCGGCCATCCGCATCCCGTAGCCGATGTTGCCGGCCACCGTGCGGTGCCCGAACAGCACCCCGTCCTGGAACATCAGCCCGAAACGGCGCCGGAACACCGGAACCGTGGCCAGGTCGGTGCCGTCCATCGTGATGCGGCCGGCCGCCAGCGGCTCGAGGCCGGCGACGGCCCGCAGCAGGGTCGACTTCCCGCAGCCGGACGGGCCCAGCAGCGCCAGCGTGCCGTGCTGGTGGACGTCGACGGACACCCCGTCGACGGCGGTGACGGACCCGTACCGCACGGTGGCGTCCCGGATCTGCAACACCGCACTCACGCGAACACCCCCCACGACGACTCCCGGTCACGCCCGCCCAGCCGGTCGACCAGCAGCACCGACGCCGCGCAGATCACCGCCAGCACCACCCCACCGGCGAACGCCATCCCGGCGTTGCCGGCGCCGGGCCGGGAGATCAACCGGCCGATGACCACCGGCAGCGTCGCGGTCTCGGGTCGGGCGAGGAAGCTGGTCGCCCCGAACTCGCCCAACGCGATCGCGAAAGCGAAGGCCGACGCCCCGGCCAGCGCCCGACTCATGATGGGCAGGTCCACGGTCGACCACACGCGCAGCGGACCCGCGCCGAGGACCGCGGCGGCCTGCCGGAGCCGGTCGTCGGCGCCGCGCAACGCGGGCAGGATCAGCCGCACGACGAGCGGGGTGGCCACCAGTGCCTGCGCGATCGGCACCAGCCACGGCGAGGTCCGCAGGTCCAGCGGCGGTTCGTCCAGCGCGATGAGGAAGCCGAAGCCGACGGTCACCGCACTGACCCCGAGCGGCAGCATGAAGGTGGCGTCCATCAGCGCGATGAGGCGCCGGGGCAGTGTCTCGCGGGGCTTGCGGGCCAGGACCACCGAGAGCAGCACCCCCACCGTGACCGCGAGCGCGGTGGCCAGCACCGCGGCGCGCAGCGAATTGCCCAGCGCCTGCCACCCGGTGATCAGGAACAGCCGGCCGTCGCCGTTGCCGGCGAGGGCGGTGTAGTTGCCCACGCCCCACCCGTCCGGCGTCTGCAGGGACCGCAGCACCAGGGTCACGACCGGCGCGGCGAGCAGCACGAGCACCGACCCGGTGACCACCGCCGCCGGCAGGTCGGCGGGCCGCAACGGTCGCTGCACGTCGGCCGCGGTGCGCAGCTCCTGGGTCGACTCGGTGCGCCGGCGCACCCGGCCGGCGACGACCAGCACTACGGTGACCAGCACCAGCTGCAGCACCGACAGGACCGCGGCGACCGGCAGGTCCAGGACCTCGGTGGTCTGCCGGTAGATCTCGGTCTCCAGCGTCGAGTACGCGGAGTTGCCGAGGATGAGGATGATGCCGAAGCTCGCCGCACAGAACAGGAACACCAGCACCGCGGCCGCGGCGATCGACGGGCCCAGCGCGGGCAGCGTCACGGTGCACCACGTCCGGACCGGCCCGGCCCCCAGGGAGCGGGCGGCGTCCTCGGGGCGGCGGTCCAGCGACGCCCAGGTCGCACCGACGGTGCGCACCACGACGGCGTAGTTGAGGAAGACGTGCGCGGCCAGGATCGTCCAGACGCTGCCGTCGAGTCCCCAGCCGCCGAGCGGACCGCCGTCCGCGGTGAGGCTGCGGAAGGCGAGCCCCACCACGACCGTCGGCAGCACGAACGGGACCGCGATCGCCGCGCGCAGCGCCCGCTGCCCGCGGAAGCGGACCCGGTAGAGCAGATAGGCGCCGGGGAGCCCGAGCAGCACCGCGAGGCCCGCGGACGCCGCCGCCTGCCACACCGTGAACCACAGGATGCGGCGGAACCGGGGCCGGGACAGCACCTCGGAGAAGCCACTCAGGTCCAGCCCGGCCGGACCCGTGAAACCCTGCCCGACCAGCGACGCGACCGGAAGGAAGAAGAACACCGCGAACGCCGCCAGCGGCACCAGCCCGGCCAGGATCAGCCCGGCCCGGCGCAACCGGGCGGCGGCGCGGTCACGCCCGGACGCGGCGGTCGGGGCCGGCGGCCCGGGGGCCGTCGGCGGCGCCGGTCGCAGCAGGGTCATCGAGGGGCTCCGGATCAGCCTTCGAGCAGATCGGACCAGTCCTGCAGCCAGCTGTCGCGGTTCGCCGCGATCGTGGCCGGGTCGACGGTCACCGGGCTGGGGGCGACGGTGGCGTACTTCGCCCAGTCGGCGGGCAGCTCGGTCGCCGTGTCCACCGGGTAGACGTACATGCTCTCGGGCAGGCCGGCCTGGAACTCCGGCGACAGCATCCAGTCCACGACCTGCTGCGCCGCTTCCGGGTTCTTCGCGCCGGCGAGCACGCCGACGTACTCGACCTGGCGGAAGCAGGTGTCGAGCAGGGTGCCGGTGGGGGCCTCGGTCATGCCCTCCTTGACCTCCGACGGCGGCGAGGACGCGTAGGACACGACGAGCGGGCGGTCGCCCTTGCCGTCCGAGCCGGAGAAGTCGACGTAGTAGGCGCTGTTCCAGTCGGAGACGACCTTGACGCCGTTGTCCTTCAGTCCGGTCCAGTACTGCTGCCAGCCGTCCTCGCCCGCGTGCCCGACGGTGCCGAGCAGGAACGCCAGGCCGGTGCTGGAGGTGACCGGCGACTCGACGAC from Nakamurella deserti encodes:
- a CDS encoding amino acid ABC transporter ATP-binding protein, with translation MTASTASTAPASTHAISIRGLRKSFGPVEVLKNIDLDIEPGQVVCVIGPSGSGKSTLLRCVNMLETPTAGKVFIGADEMTDPDVDLDKVRRRVGMVFQSFNLFPHLTVLRNLTVAQIQVLGRNRGEAERIARENLERVGMAHKEKAYPAQLSGGQQQRIAIARSLSMSPELMLFDEPTSALDPELVGEVLAVMKGLAKEGMTMMVVTHEMAFARDVADRVVFMDGGYVVEDGTAEEVIGNPQEDRTRSFLFRVLNPTQVDAGDEYAAAPRPTTLPSIMDPLKPV
- a CDS encoding transporter substrate-binding domain-containing protein; this translates as MNFRRSRSLRTVAIAAAAVGTMVLTACAPDSSNSGTPTSSSPAGATTSSSQSAESPAESAETTSSGSATSGGATGSTTAGAASPEDIAAATASLIAPGSLTVCTHLPYAPFQSNDDSGKAVGFDIDMMDLVAEQLGVTQAIVDTPFEGIKSGQDMATGKCDIAAAGMTITEERSKVILFSEPYFDATQALLVRSADQISSLEDLRGKRLGAQAATTGLDYANANKDQYGYEIVEYTDLAAEQQALTTNQIDAAINDLPVWSEFIKGSGGSAKIAAQFDTGEQYGFGMKLGNDALKAVVDSTIAAARADGTYDELYAQWIGDVPAS
- the typA gene encoding translational GTPase TypA produces the protein MTRQTRHDLRNVAIVAHVDHGKTTLVDAMLWQSGAFREGSAHTDRVMDSNDLEREKGITILAKNTAVRRGDMVINIVDTPGHADFGGEVERALMMVDGVVLLVDASEGPLPQTRFVLRKALQANLPVVLVVNKTDRPDSRIDEVVDETYALFMDLDADDHQIEFPIVYCASRAGRASLNKPANGEMPDHENLDPLFDTLLEAIPAPTYEPGAPLQAQVTNIDASPFLGRIGMCRIIEGEMKKGQSVAWMKADGTVARTRITELLITEALDRVPVETAYAGDLIAVAGMAEITIGETLADPENPVALPPITVDEPAISMTVGINTSPLAGKDGGKKLTARQVKNRLDAELIGNVSIRVLNTERPDTWEVQGRGELALAILVETMRRESFELTVGKPQVVTREVDGKVQEPFERLTIDVPEEYLGAVTQLLAVRKGRMEQMSNHGTGWVRLEFHVPSRGLIGFRTDFLTDTRGTGIASTIFDGYGPWAGTLRGRPTGSLVADRAGKATAFAMMSLQERGQLFVPPTTEVYEGMIVGENARADDMDVNITKEKQLTNMRKSSSEELVHLVPPKNLSLEQALEFCADDECVEITPVAARIRKVELSGNIRARSRSRSKAAANS
- a CDS encoding ABC transporter permease, with product MTLLRPAPPTAPGPPAPTAASGRDRAAARLRRAGLILAGLVPLAAFAVFFFLPVASLVGQGFTGPAGLDLSGFSEVLSRPRFRRILWFTVWQAAASAGLAVLLGLPGAYLLYRVRFRGQRALRAAIAVPFVLPTVVVGLAFRSLTADGGPLGGWGLDGSVWTILAAHVFLNYAVVVRTVGATWASLDRRPEDAARSLGAGPVRTWCTVTLPALGPSIAAAAVLVFLFCAASFGIILILGNSAYSTLETEIYRQTTEVLDLPVAAVLSVLQLVLVTVVLVVAGRVRRRTESTQELRTAADVQRPLRPADLPAAVVTGSVLVLLAAPVVTLVLRSLQTPDGWGVGNYTALAGNGDGRLFLITGWQALGNSLRAAVLATALAVTVGVLLSVVLARKPRETLPRRLIALMDATFMLPLGVSAVTVGFGFLIALDEPPLDLRTSPWLVPIAQALVATPLVVRLILPALRGADDRLRQAAAVLGAGPLRVWSTVDLPIMSRALAGASAFAFAIALGEFGATSFLARPETATLPVVIGRLISRPGAGNAGMAFAGGVVLAVICAASVLLVDRLGGRDRESSWGVFA
- a CDS encoding (deoxy)nucleoside triphosphate pyrophosphohydrolase; the encoded protein is MTWQAIPLRAATVVDRPASEVRSRLSSVALWRRSAAAVGYRLTATPASDTWSPGAHVRLDRIGRRRRPVARHRVQVDLDPNGLPAFTVVRGPGTGGRLTLAVDDTGAGVLVTAGFANPAAGSRPAEQVRRLLQSRHRARIVWALRVLTGMTVLAAHQTRTVVAAAVLRDGAVLAARRSYPADVAGRWEFPGGKVAPGETEVEAVRRELAEELGDAFAAGLEVGERVGPDIALDVELVLRLYAVRGGGEPVAAGSHDDVRWIPAASLDDPDWLDADRRLLPALRPLLD
- a CDS encoding amino acid ABC transporter permease produces the protein MTRRQRARAVRGVQYGVLLAIIVAIALVADWHQFGQAFARSDIIARMWPRVVTIGMVNTIIYTLLAFVFAFVVGLILALMRLSQVGPYRWIATAYVELFRGLPALVVLFMVAYGIPNAFPGFKFPDFGIQGGEFYILVMLGLGLTAAAYMAETFRAGIQAVPKGQVEAARTLGMSSGRTTRVIVIPQAFRIVIPPLTNEIILLIKDSSLVYVLGVTANQYELTKFSQDFLNRSVNPTPLIVGGVLYLIITLPLSQLVRRLEVRFAKAR
- a CDS encoding ABC transporter ATP-binding protein — encoded protein: MSAVLQIRDATVRYGSVTAVDGVSVDVHQHGTLALLGPSGCGKSTLLRAVAGLEPLAAGRITMDGTDLATVPVFRRRFGLMFQDGVLFGHRTVAGNIGYGMRMAGAGRAAIRARVGELLDLVGLPGYGDRPVGTLSGGQAQRVALARALAPRPRLLLLDEPLAALDAALREQLLVDLRRILRETGTPTVFVTHDQDEAFAIADRVAVMRDGRIRQQGTPREVWDRPADAWLARFVGYSSVLDGGPAAAAAALLGSPPGMPVALRPGALRADPAGPLRGTVVGAVPGPESTRLEVDLDGWGRVAAVAGPGAVPEGAVRLRFDPAGASVLSGAQ